The Microcoleus sp. bin38.metabat.b11b12b14.051 genome segment GTGTACTCCAGCATTGTGTAGGTGCGTCGCCATGAGATTGTCGCTCTTTGTTGAGGATTTTTCGTAGCGACACACCCTACGAATACTCCAGCATTGTGTAGGTGCGTCGCCATGAGATTGTCGCTCTTTGTTGAGGATTTTTCGTAGCGACACACCCTACGAATACTCCAGCATTGTGTAGGTGCGTCGCCATGAGATTGTCGCTCTTTGTTGAGGATTTTTCGTAGCGACACACCCTACGAATACTCCAGCATTGTGTAGGTGCGTCGCCATGAGATTGTCGCTCTTTGTTGAGGATTTTTCGTAGCGACACACCCTACGAATATTTAATTCATCAATTATTCCCAATTCTTCAATCTAAAATCCCAAATCCAAAATCTAAAATCGGCTCATTTTCCCCGCACAGGATGTTGACCGTAATAAGGCAAAGCATCAAACCAATCAGGCCGACTTCCTTTTTTCCACTCTAAATAAGCCAATTCCAACACACCAGAAACCGACGCACCCAACTCGCTACCAACTTCAATCAACTGATAGGAATTTTCCCAACTTTCCAGCTTTTCCTGCCAAGATTCCGCCATCATTACCGTATCAGGAAATAACTCAGTTACACCAGAATTCTTATTAACTGAATAAACAGCACCAAATAATTGCCCCCGCTGTGCAGGCATTTGCAGCGCGATATCCAAAACAAGCGGGGATTCCTCACTCAAAAGCCCCCCCTTAGCAAGGGGGGGTTGGGGGGGTTCCTCGCTCTTACCAAGGGGTGGTTCCTCGCTCAAAAGCCCCCCCTTAGCAAGGGGGGGTTGGGGGGGTTCCAACCAAGCGACAGCCGCCAAAGTTGAAATCGCAAAAACCGGAATATCCAACTGTTGAGCCAAAGTCCGCGCCGTCACCATACCCATGCGAGTCCCCGTGAAACCTCCGGGCCCTTTTGCTACTGCAATAAAAGCCAAATC includes the following:
- the tsaB gene encoding tRNA (adenosine(37)-N6)-threonylcarbamoyltransferase complex dimerization subunit type 1 TsaB; its protein translation is MNSNPQDGTSVKKYGLALHTSTPELGLAISNFSGNSRCQTWNLGRSLATDLHQLLVEFIQPQTWADLAFIAVAKGPGGFTGTRMGMVTARTLAQQLDIPVFAISTLAAVAWLEPPQPPLAKGGLLSEEPPLGKSEEPPQPPLAKGGLLSEESPLVLDIALQMPAQRGQLFGAVYSVNKNSGVTELFPDTVMMAESWQEKLESWENSYQLIEVGSELGASVSGVLELAYLEWKKGSRPDWFDALPYYGQHPVRGK